One region of Gloeocapsopsis sp. IPPAS B-1203 genomic DNA includes:
- a CDS encoding ABC transporter ATP-binding protein: protein MKDTTPLLEVEDVWAGYVKDLDILQGINFRIFPGELVAVIGPNGAGKSTLAKTIFGLLTPQRGKITFNSENIAGLKSNQIVQRGMCYVPQIANVFPSLSVEENLEMGAFIRNTPLSDLKEKIYTTFPVLANRRRQRAGTLSGGERQMLAMGRALMLEPSLLLLDEPSAALSPLLVNNVFEQIQQINKRGTAIVLVEQNARKALAMAHRGYVLDTGRDRFSGSGSELLNNPKVGELYLGAGKHH from the coding sequence ATGAAAGATACGACTCCTCTGTTAGAAGTTGAGGATGTCTGGGCTGGTTACGTCAAAGACCTAGACATCCTGCAAGGAATTAATTTTCGGATTTTCCCTGGAGAATTAGTCGCAGTTATCGGTCCTAATGGTGCAGGAAAATCAACGTTAGCAAAAACTATATTTGGTTTATTAACTCCGCAGCGTGGAAAAATCACTTTTAACAGCGAAAACATTGCTGGACTCAAATCAAATCAAATCGTACAGCGCGGGATGTGTTATGTGCCGCAGATTGCAAATGTATTTCCTTCATTGAGTGTAGAAGAAAACTTAGAAATGGGGGCTTTTATCCGCAATACGCCCTTGAGTGACTTAAAAGAGAAAATCTACACAACTTTTCCTGTACTTGCAAATCGACGCCGTCAAAGAGCAGGAACGCTTTCAGGAGGAGAACGCCAAATGCTAGCAATGGGGAGGGCATTGATGCTAGAACCTAGCTTACTACTATTAGATGAACCCAGCGCAGCACTTTCACCGTTGTTAGTCAACAATGTGTTTGAGCAAATACAACAAATCAATAAAAGAGGGACAGCAATTGTCCTTGTAGAACAAAATGCACGTAAAGCACTAGCAATGGCACATCGCGGATATGTACTCGATACAGGACGCGATCGCTTTTCCGGTTCAGGTAGCGAATTACTCAACAATCCTAAAGTTGGCGAACTTTATCTCGGCGCAGGTAAACACCACTAG
- a CDS encoding ATP phosphoribosyltransferase regulatory subunit: MVYQSPAGARDLLPLDVAQKRWIEERLQQVFHRWGYHRIITSTLEHLDTLMAGGAVQRSQLIQLQSDEGEIGLRPELTASIARTAVTRMAGALYPQRLYYNANVFRRASSTHHNQQQEFYQAGVELLGAQGWLADAEILLLLAECMQELSLNNWCLILGEAGIARSLLSTFPANLREQVRYAIAHLDRITLETLPLSQEECDRALMMLDLRGHPADVLQKIASLDLETPQAEALNRLKSLIALLNECFPVSSSQSTTSSPIILDLSLIQTFDYYTGIVFKVVSNTTYPARIIGQGGRYDQLLGLYHPQAETVSGIGFSLNIEDLHQVLLPSQQLPHATPTSNWLVVPETPQAYTAAFAYAAKLRASQHLVRVEMNLGDSDPDTIREYARHRRIQQIAWIKSEGLPSIESITSIKSLLSPSQ, from the coding sequence ATGGTATATCAGTCGCCAGCTGGGGCACGGGATTTATTGCCCCTAGACGTAGCACAAAAACGTTGGATCGAGGAACGATTACAGCAGGTATTTCACCGCTGGGGCTATCACCGGATTATCACATCAACTCTAGAACACTTGGATACCCTGATGGCAGGTGGTGCGGTGCAGCGATCGCAACTGATTCAGCTACAATCTGATGAAGGAGAAATCGGACTACGTCCAGAACTGACCGCATCGATTGCCCGTACAGCAGTGACCCGCATGGCAGGAGCGTTGTATCCTCAACGCCTCTATTACAATGCTAATGTCTTTCGCCGTGCATCTAGCACTCACCACAATCAGCAACAAGAGTTTTATCAAGCAGGTGTGGAATTACTCGGTGCCCAAGGTTGGCTAGCTGATGCAGAAATCCTCCTGTTACTTGCTGAGTGCATGCAAGAACTGAGTTTAAATAACTGGTGTCTGATCTTAGGCGAAGCTGGAATTGCGCGATCGCTATTGTCAACATTTCCGGCGAATTTGCGCGAACAAGTCCGCTATGCGATCGCCCACCTCGATCGCATAACTTTAGAAACCTTGCCCCTCAGTCAGGAAGAATGCGATCGCGCGCTAATGATGCTTGACTTGCGGGGACATCCGGCTGATGTCTTACAAAAAATTGCTTCGCTGGATTTAGAAACTCCTCAAGCTGAGGCGCTTAACCGTCTGAAATCATTAATTGCTTTATTAAATGAGTGCTTTCCCGTATCGTCCTCTCAATCTACAACATCTTCGCCAATTATCTTAGACTTAAGTTTGATCCAAACTTTTGATTACTATACGGGTATTGTCTTTAAAGTTGTCAGCAATACTACTTATCCAGCGCGGATTATTGGGCAAGGTGGACGTTACGATCAACTCCTAGGACTGTATCACCCCCAAGCAGAAACGGTTTCAGGTATTGGATTTTCTCTTAATATCGAAGATTTACACCAGGTGTTACTTCCTTCACAACAACTTCCCCATGCCACCCCTACGAGCAATTGGTTGGTTGTTCCCGAAACACCTCAAGCTTATACTGCTGCATTCGCCTATGCCGCCAAATTACGCGCTTCCCAACATCTTGTGAGGGTAGAAATGAATTTGGGCGACTCTGATCCTGATACAATTCGCGAGTACGCCCGTCACCGCCGCATTCAACAAATTGCCTGGATAAAATCTGAAGGTTTACCCTCAATTGAGTCAATAACATCAATAAAAAGTTTGCTATCTCCTTCGCAATAG
- the truB gene encoding tRNA pseudouridine(55) synthase TruB gives MQGFLNLNKPAGFTSHDCVARVRKLVQMKRVGHGGTLDPAATGVLPIALGKATRLLQFLQSDKAYKATIQLGITTTTDDLEGEVITSQPVSDLSLEQVATALKQFQGKIDQIPPRYSAIQVQGKRLYDLARAGKNIEIPLRSVEVFHIEILDWRSGDFPEIDVAIACGTGTYIRAIARDLGRVLQTGGTLAKLIRTQSSGFDIADSLTFEQLESQIQQGSFQPIPPTQALQHLNSVILPTAIAQKWCQGQKILYDVTDLPLNSPLQIYEEGDRFLGIGYITSIDTEEKLIPQIVF, from the coding sequence GTGCAAGGTTTTCTTAATTTAAACAAGCCCGCTGGATTCACTTCCCACGACTGTGTAGCGCGAGTACGTAAACTCGTACAAATGAAGCGTGTCGGACATGGTGGAACTTTAGATCCTGCTGCTACAGGTGTTTTACCAATCGCTTTAGGAAAAGCGACTCGCTTGTTGCAGTTTTTACAGTCAGATAAAGCCTACAAAGCAACAATTCAATTAGGAATCACGACAACAACAGACGATCTCGAAGGGGAAGTCATTACCTCACAGCCAGTATCCGATTTAAGCCTAGAACAAGTTGCAACTGCACTAAAACAATTTCAAGGCAAAATTGACCAAATACCGCCGCGTTATAGTGCCATTCAAGTCCAGGGAAAACGTTTGTACGATCTTGCACGCGCGGGGAAAAACATTGAAATTCCTCTACGGAGTGTAGAAGTCTTCCACATTGAAATTTTAGACTGGCGATCTGGAGATTTTCCTGAAATTGATGTGGCGATCGCTTGTGGTACAGGAACATATATTCGCGCGATCGCCCGCGATTTGGGTAGAGTCTTACAAACTGGTGGAACTTTAGCGAAACTCATTCGTACGCAAAGCAGTGGCTTTGACATTGCAGATAGCTTAACGTTTGAGCAATTAGAATCTCAAATTCAACAAGGTAGTTTTCAACCAATTCCACCTACACAAGCTTTACAGCATCTTAATTCTGTCATCTTACCAACCGCGATCGCCCAAAAATGGTGTCAAGGACAAAAGATTCTTTATGATGTTACCGATTTACCGTTAAATTCACCCTTGCAGATTTATGAGGAAGGCGATCGCTTCTTGGGTATTGGTTACATAACTTCAATAGATACTGAAGAAAAGCTAATTCCACAAATTGTCTTTTAA
- the pcrA gene encoding DNA helicase PcrA, whose protein sequence is MTTTIDFLSHLNPSQRQAVEHFCGPMLVVAGAGSGKTRALTYRIANLILKHRVDPENILAVTFTNKAAREMKERIQKLFAEQIALQDYGKPLEALAPHEQTSLRSRVYKTIIKDLWIGTFHSLFSRILRFDIEKYQDEQGRRWNRNFSIFDESDAQTLVKQIVTKQLNLDDKKFEPRSVRYAISNAKNQGLTPQEFERQQPNYRGRVIAEVYSQYQSALAENNALDFDDLILVPVQLFQQNEQVLGYWHRKFQHILVDEYQDTNRTQYDLIRLLVTNGETNKHNWDWRNRSVFVVGDADQSIYSFRMADFTILLEFQSDFGDGLPDADTRTMVKLEENYRSRENILQAANELIENNTQRIDKVLKPTREVGEQIYLYKADDEITESQFVINQIRNLERRYPDFNWGSFAILYRTNAQSRPFEDTLVRWGIPYTIVGGLKFYDRKEIKDILAYLRVIVNPADTVSLLRVINTPRRGVGKATIDALVSAAQELSIPVWEIISDETSAGTLAGRSVKGVTSFAQLISHWQEQVDITPASVIVQAIMEESGYIQDLRNQGTDEGLDRLQNLQELYNAVVQFEEESEDTSLEAFLASTALNSDLDNLKEGQKAVSLLTLHAAKGLEFPVVFLVGMEQGLLPNFRSLDDPDALEEERRLCYVGITRAQELLHLSHARERRLYGSREPAIRSQFLTELPEELLADQQLASQSYTKPPSIASRSRQVATTPVNTSPQNWQVGDRVLHKTFGVGEITHVFGSGNKVSVAIKFSTLGQKIIDPRIAQLQRVNEE, encoded by the coding sequence ATGACAACAACCATTGACTTTCTCAGTCACCTCAATCCTAGTCAACGCCAAGCTGTAGAACATTTCTGCGGTCCCATGTTAGTCGTTGCTGGCGCAGGTTCGGGTAAAACACGAGCACTGACTTACCGAATTGCCAATCTCATTTTGAAGCACCGCGTCGATCCTGAAAATATCCTGGCTGTCACCTTCACTAACAAAGCAGCGCGGGAGATGAAAGAACGCATCCAGAAGCTGTTTGCAGAACAAATTGCACTTCAAGACTACGGAAAACCCTTAGAAGCTTTAGCACCGCACGAACAAACAAGTTTGCGATCGCGCGTATACAAAACCATTATCAAAGATTTGTGGATCGGTACTTTCCACAGCTTATTTTCCCGTATTCTGCGATTCGATATCGAAAAATATCAAGACGAACAAGGACGGCGTTGGAATCGTAATTTTTCAATTTTTGATGAATCAGATGCTCAAACCCTTGTCAAGCAAATAGTCACCAAACAACTCAATTTAGATGACAAAAAATTTGAGCCGCGATCGGTACGCTACGCAATCAGTAACGCCAAAAATCAAGGATTAACACCGCAAGAATTTGAACGCCAACAACCTAATTATCGCGGGCGCGTGATTGCTGAAGTTTACAGTCAATATCAAAGTGCTTTAGCCGAAAACAATGCTTTAGATTTTGACGATTTAATTCTGGTTCCTGTACAACTATTTCAACAAAACGAACAAGTTTTAGGTTATTGGCATCGTAAATTTCAACATATATTAGTTGATGAGTACCAAGATACCAACCGGACTCAATATGATTTAATTCGGTTACTTGTTACCAACGGAGAAACCAATAAACACAACTGGGATTGGCGCAATCGTTCAGTGTTTGTAGTTGGTGATGCGGATCAATCGATTTATAGTTTCCGCATGGCAGATTTCACAATTTTACTAGAATTTCAGTCTGACTTCGGCGATGGATTGCCTGATGCTGATACTCGTACAATGGTGAAGTTAGAAGAAAACTATCGCTCTAGAGAAAATATTCTCCAAGCTGCCAACGAATTGATCGAAAACAACACTCAACGCATCGATAAAGTTCTCAAACCTACTCGTGAAGTTGGCGAACAAATTTATTTATATAAAGCTGATGATGAAATTACAGAATCGCAATTTGTAATCAATCAAATTCGGAATTTAGAACGACGTTATCCTGATTTTAATTGGGGTAGCTTTGCCATTCTCTACCGGACTAACGCACAATCTCGACCGTTTGAAGATACTTTAGTACGCTGGGGTATTCCTTACACAATTGTTGGCGGATTGAAGTTTTACGATCGCAAAGAAATCAAAGATATTCTGGCTTATCTACGTGTAATTGTTAATCCTGCAGATACAGTAAGTTTACTGCGAGTCATTAATACACCACGTCGTGGTGTTGGTAAAGCCACAATTGATGCTTTAGTAAGTGCTGCCCAAGAGTTAAGCATTCCTGTGTGGGAAATTATTAGTGATGAAACATCAGCAGGGACTTTAGCAGGGCGATCAGTAAAAGGTGTAACTAGTTTTGCACAGTTAATCAGCCACTGGCAAGAACAAGTAGATATCACTCCTGCGTCGGTAATTGTGCAAGCAATTATGGAAGAATCAGGTTATATTCAAGACTTAAGAAATCAAGGTACAGATGAAGGTTTAGACAGGTTACAAAACTTGCAAGAACTCTACAATGCCGTTGTGCAATTTGAAGAAGAAAGTGAGGATACTTCTTTAGAAGCTTTTTTAGCAAGTACTGCATTAAATTCTGATTTAGATAATTTAAAAGAAGGACAAAAAGCTGTTTCCTTACTAACATTACACGCAGCTAAAGGCTTAGAGTTTCCTGTCGTTTTCTTAGTAGGGATGGAACAAGGATTATTACCTAATTTTCGCTCATTAGACGATCCTGATGCTTTGGAAGAAGAACGGCGTTTGTGTTATGTCGGAATTACTCGCGCGCAAGAATTGCTGCATCTTTCTCATGCACGGGAACGCCGTCTTTATGGTTCGCGCGAACCAGCAATTCGTTCGCAGTTTTTAACAGAATTACCCGAAGAATTGCTTGCAGATCAACAACTTGCAAGTCAGAGTTATACAAAACCACCGAGTATTGCTTCACGAAGTAGACAAGTAGCAACAACTCCTGTCAATACAAGTCCACAGAATTGGCAAGTCGGCGATCGCGTGTTGCACAAAACTTTTGGTGTTGGTGAAATCACTCACGTTTTCGGTTCAGGAAATAAAGTATCTGTCGCGATCAAATTTTCCACTCTCGGTCAAAAAATCATCGATCCTCGCATTGCGCAATTGCAACGAGTAAATGAAGAATAA
- a CDS encoding inositol monophosphatase family protein, with protein sequence MMISTTELQTYLDIATEAALAAGAVVQSYYGVLDGVVEKGRPGDLVTQADKASEAVILDVLQRHLPQHGILAEESGNVGNSQSEYLWVIDPLDGTTNFAHQYPSFAVSIGLLVADVPQVGVIFDPFHQELFRAGRGLGATRDRRPIQVSQTNELSKSLLVTGFAYDRRETPDNNYAEFCHLTHLTQGVRRSGSAALDLAYVACGRLDGYWERGLSPWDITAGIVLLEEAGGKVSAYDASPFDMASGRILATNGYLHAALSNELMHVRSIPFSGNNRCEE encoded by the coding sequence ATCATGATTTCAACTACTGAACTGCAAACGTATTTAGATATTGCGACTGAAGCAGCGCTAGCTGCTGGTGCGGTTGTCCAAAGCTACTATGGGGTATTAGATGGCGTTGTTGAAAAAGGACGCCCTGGAGATTTAGTTACCCAAGCTGATAAAGCTTCCGAAGCCGTCATTTTAGATGTGCTACAGCGTCACCTACCACAGCATGGAATTTTGGCAGAAGAATCGGGAAATGTTGGAAATTCCCAAAGCGAGTATCTTTGGGTAATCGATCCCTTGGATGGTACAACTAACTTTGCCCACCAATACCCTAGTTTTGCAGTGTCGATTGGGTTACTTGTTGCGGATGTTCCTCAAGTTGGTGTCATTTTTGATCCTTTTCATCAGGAGTTATTTCGCGCGGGTAGAGGATTAGGCGCGACGCGCGATCGCCGCCCGATTCAAGTTTCCCAAACTAATGAACTGAGTAAGAGTCTATTAGTGACAGGCTTTGCCTACGATCGCCGCGAAACTCCAGACAACAACTATGCAGAATTTTGCCATTTAACACATCTTACCCAAGGCGTGCGCCGTAGTGGTTCTGCCGCACTTGATTTAGCCTATGTTGCGTGTGGGCGCTTGGATGGTTATTGGGAACGCGGACTTTCGCCGTGGGATATCACGGCGGGAATTGTTTTACTCGAAGAAGCTGGTGGAAAAGTCAGTGCATACGATGCGAGTCCGTTTGATATGGCATCGGGGCGAATTTTAGCAACGAACGGCTACCTCCACGCAGCCCTAAGTAATGAATTAATGCACGTTCGTTCAATCCCTTTTTCAGGGAATAATAGATGTGAGGAGTAA
- a CDS encoding M67 family metallopeptidase: protein MVLSLSPPQLQAIRTHAESTYPEECCGLLLGKAVDDEKLVVEVVPTENTWNTEAPEWEDNSTNHGKIDRYAIAPQEMLKMQKAARDRHLDIIGIYHSHPNHPAIPSECDRIYAWQQYSYIIVSVVNGECDDVQNWSLDEHHQFQSENMIVVELV, encoded by the coding sequence ATGGTATTAAGTCTCTCTCCACCACAGCTACAAGCTATCCGTACTCATGCCGAAAGCACGTACCCAGAAGAATGCTGTGGTCTATTATTGGGTAAAGCAGTTGATGATGAAAAATTAGTAGTCGAAGTTGTCCCAACGGAAAATACTTGGAACACTGAAGCACCTGAATGGGAAGACAATTCTACTAATCATGGCAAAATTGATCGCTATGCGATCGCACCGCAAGAAATGTTAAAAATGCAAAAAGCTGCACGCGATCGCCATTTAGATATAATTGGAATCTATCACTCACACCCGAATCATCCGGCAATTCCTTCAGAATGCGATCGTATCTATGCTTGGCAGCAATACTCATATATCATAGTTTCCGTGGTAAATGGCGAATGTGATGATGTCCAAAACTGGAGTTTAGATGAGCATCATCAATTTCAGTCAGAAAATATGATTGTTGTAGAACTCGTTTAA
- a CDS encoding ferredoxin family protein yields MPHTIVTETCEGVADCVDACPVACIHPGPGKNMKGTDWYWIDFATCIDCGICIQVCPVEAAIVPEERPELQKTP; encoded by the coding sequence ATGCCGCATACAATCGTTACAGAAACTTGTGAAGGAGTTGCTGACTGTGTTGATGCTTGTCCTGTTGCTTGTATTCACCCTGGACCAGGAAAAAATATGAAGGGTACTGACTGGTACTGGATTGATTTTGCTACCTGTATTGACTGTGGTATTTGCATTCAGGTTTGCCCTGTTGAGGCTGCAATTGTTCCTGAAGAAAGACCAGAGTTGCAAAAAACTCCTTAA
- a CDS encoding thermonuclease family protein, with protein MMRHQLLVSKFVVLIPLLTLIQSCQPETTPQGKIVKVTQVVSGNTLEVIGLEEQRNFNSRVRLIGVDAPDLQQQPWGQTAKQQLAEIVQGNTVLLEFDVQEKDDFGRYQAYVWHDKVLLNELLVTQGYVLAVARNPNDKYTLQLNRAQESARLMGRGIWNPSQPMRFTPAEFRRQLILQQCPPQSLPCQSRQS; from the coding sequence ATGATGCGTCACCAACTTTTAGTGAGTAAGTTTGTTGTTCTCATACCATTACTGACGCTAATACAAAGTTGTCAGCCAGAGACTACGCCGCAAGGCAAAATTGTCAAAGTCACGCAGGTAGTAAGTGGCAATACATTGGAAGTCATCGGCTTAGAGGAACAACGCAATTTTAACTCACGAGTACGCCTCATAGGAGTAGACGCACCCGATCTACAACAGCAGCCGTGGGGACAAACTGCAAAACAACAATTAGCAGAAATTGTTCAAGGTAACACTGTTTTACTAGAGTTTGACGTGCAAGAAAAAGATGATTTTGGACGCTACCAAGCTTATGTTTGGCATGACAAAGTGTTGTTAAACGAATTGTTAGTGACGCAGGGGTACGTACTCGCTGTTGCGAGAAATCCCAATGACAAGTACACCCTACAACTAAATCGTGCCCAAGAATCAGCTAGACTCATGGGGCGGGGAATTTGGAATCCCTCTCAACCAATGCGTTTTACTCCAGCAGAGTTTCGCCGTCAGCTAATATTGCAGCAGTGTCCTCCGCAGTCGCTGCCATGTCAATCTCGTCAATCATGA
- the moeB gene encoding molybdopterin-synthase adenylyltransferase MoeB produces MLNPNLDEIQLTKEEYERYSRHLILPEVGLDGQKRLKAASVLCIGTGGLGSPLLLYLAAAGIGRIGIVDFDVVDNSNLQRQVIHGTSWVGKPKIASAKNRILEINPNCQVDLYETRLSSENALDIIVPYDIVVDGTDNFPTRYLVNDACVLSNKPNVYGSIFRFEGQATVFNYEGGPNYRDLYPEPPPPGMVPSCAEGGVLGILPGIIGVIQATETVKIILGQGTTLSGRLLLFNALDMKFRELKLRPNPERPVIDKLIDYEFFCGIPQAKAEEEKRQMAMQEMTVQELKELLDSGADDFVLLDVRNPNEYEIAKIPGSVLVPLPDIESGEGVEKVKEILNGHRLIAHCKMGGRSAKALGILQEAGIEGTNVKGGITAWSREVDTSVPEY; encoded by the coding sequence ATGCTCAATCCTAATCTGGATGAAATCCAGTTAACAAAAGAAGAATACGAACGATATTCGCGCCATCTGATCTTGCCCGAAGTCGGACTTGATGGACAAAAGCGTCTCAAAGCAGCAAGCGTGCTGTGTATCGGTACAGGTGGGCTAGGTTCACCGTTACTTTTATATCTTGCAGCTGCGGGTATTGGACGTATCGGTATCGTTGATTTTGATGTTGTCGATAATTCAAACTTGCAACGTCAAGTTATTCATGGCACATCTTGGGTAGGTAAACCCAAAATTGCATCAGCGAAAAACCGCATCTTAGAAATCAATCCCAATTGTCAGGTTGATTTATACGAAACGCGCCTGAGTTCAGAGAATGCCTTAGACATTATCGTACCTTATGATATTGTGGTCGATGGCACAGACAACTTCCCAACACGGTATCTTGTTAACGATGCGTGCGTATTGTCGAACAAGCCCAATGTCTATGGTTCAATCTTCCGGTTTGAAGGGCAAGCAACCGTATTTAACTACGAAGGCGGACCAAATTACCGCGACTTGTATCCCGAACCACCACCACCAGGAATGGTTCCCTCATGTGCTGAAGGCGGCGTCTTAGGAATTTTACCTGGTATTATCGGAGTTATTCAAGCTACTGAAACAGTCAAAATTATTTTAGGGCAGGGAACAACTTTAAGCGGACGCTTGTTGCTGTTTAACGCTCTAGATATGAAGTTCCGCGAGTTGAAGTTGCGCCCTAATCCTGAACGTCCAGTAATTGACAAGTTAATTGACTACGAATTTTTCTGTGGTATTCCCCAAGCAAAAGCCGAAGAGGAGAAACGACAGATGGCAATGCAAGAAATGACTGTGCAGGAATTAAAAGAACTACTTGATAGTGGTGCTGATGATTTTGTCCTGCTTGATGTACGCAATCCTAATGAATACGAAATTGCAAAAATTCCAGGTTCTGTCCTAGTTCCGTTACCTGATATCGAAAGCGGTGAAGGCGTAGAGAAAGTTAAAGAAATACTCAACGGTCATCGTTTAATCGCGCATTGTAAGATGGGCGGACGATCTGCAAAAGCTTTAGGGATTCTCCAAGAAGCAGGAATTGAAGGCACAAACGTTAAAGGTGGTATCACCGCTTGGAGTCGTGAAGTTGATACTTCTGTACCTGAGTATTAG
- a CDS encoding 2Fe-2S iron-sulfur cluster-binding protein — protein sequence MTRFYKIRIRDRARDKNYTLEVPEDSYILQSAENQGVELPFSCRNGACTTCAVRVLSGEIYQPEAMGLSLELRSKGYALLCVSYPLSDLEVETQDEDEVYELQFGRYFGRGKVRAGLPLDED from the coding sequence ATGACTCGTTTTTACAAAATTCGGATTCGCGATCGCGCCCGTGACAAGAACTATACACTAGAAGTCCCTGAAGACAGCTATATCCTTCAAAGTGCCGAAAATCAAGGCGTAGAACTGCCATTTTCTTGTCGCAATGGTGCTTGTACAACGTGTGCAGTACGAGTGCTTTCTGGAGAAATTTATCAACCCGAAGCAATGGGATTGTCTCTCGAATTACGCTCAAAAGGCTATGCTTTGCTATGTGTTAGCTATCCACTTTCTGATTTAGAAGTTGAAACTCAAGACGAAGATGAAGTATACGAACTACAATTTGGACGTTATTTTGGTAGAGGAAAAGTTCGGGCAGGTTTACCGTTAGATGAAGATTAG
- a CDS encoding DUF433 domain-containing protein, with protein sequence MKHLTRITFNPGVMGGKPCIRGLRVTVGMLIGLIASGHSTEEILEAYPYLEEGDLREALAYAAWRVEEVDIPLIVQ encoded by the coding sequence ATGAAACATTTAACAAGAATTACATTCAATCCTGGCGTGATGGGAGGTAAACCTTGTATTCGAGGCTTGCGCGTAACTGTGGGAATGCTGATTGGGTTGATAGCGTCAGGACATTCTACAGAAGAAATTTTAGAAGCTTATCCTTACTTAGAGGAAGGAGATTTACGTGAAGCTTTGGCGTATGCAGCTTGGCGTGTAGAGGAAGTCGATATACCACTCATTGTTCAGTAA
- a CDS encoding J domain-containing protein, with protein MSFKIDRGLFQYDLIDHHAVLGIPVDADFNQIRKRYLQIARRLHPDSCAATTLEEKQRASQLLSKTVNPAYEQFSKERNRAEYLVVLREMSKRLAQEASTIKLKSKLSQELAQASNLEHFYQKSLQQLAAKQYENLEQVSDIIGLISELNLVYLMRKGASSLPSPTPVARNSNNLRETPQPAPMPQSISVVEQYYRRAQAFMENNNFAQARIELQDALKLEPNNSSCHSLMGVLYLKQNQVTMAKVHINKALQLNPQEQMALKAKRFLDQATQKTGTKPAGASQPTQGTNTSGGSGLFGGLFGGKKK; from the coding sequence ATGTCATTTAAAATCGACCGTGGCTTATTTCAATATGATTTAATTGACCACCATGCAGTTCTAGGCATTCCTGTCGATGCAGATTTTAATCAAATCCGCAAACGCTATCTGCAAATAGCCCGTCGTCTACATCCTGATAGTTGTGCGGCGACAACTCTAGAAGAAAAACAACGTGCCAGCCAATTATTATCTAAAACTGTCAATCCTGCTTACGAACAATTCTCTAAAGAACGTAACCGTGCCGAATATCTTGTCGTTTTACGAGAAATGAGTAAGCGTCTGGCACAAGAAGCAAGTACAATTAAACTAAAATCTAAACTCTCGCAAGAGTTAGCCCAAGCAAGTAATCTAGAACATTTTTATCAAAAGTCCCTTCAGCAGCTAGCAGCGAAGCAATATGAAAACTTAGAGCAAGTTTCAGATATTATTGGGCTGATTAGCGAATTGAATTTAGTTTACTTAATGCGCAAAGGCGCTAGTAGCTTGCCGTCCCCTACACCGGTTGCGCGCAATAGTAACAATCTAAGAGAAACACCACAGCCAGCACCAATGCCTCAGTCTATTAGCGTGGTTGAGCAATATTATCGCCGCGCGCAAGCTTTTATGGAAAACAACAATTTTGCCCAAGCTAGGATTGAGTTACAAGATGCGTTGAAGTTAGAACCAAACAACAGCAGCTGCCATAGCTTGATGGGTGTATTGTATTTAAAGCAAAATCAAGTCACTATGGCTAAGGTTCATATTAATAAAGCATTGCAGTTGAATCCGCAAGAACAAATGGCACTCAAAGCCAAGAGATTCTTAGATCAAGCAACGCAAAAAACGGGTACTAAGCCTGCAGGTGCATCGCAGCCGACTCAAGGCACAAATACTTCTGGAGGTAGTGGATTGTTTGGTGGATTATTTGGCGGGAAGAAAAAGTAA